DNA sequence from the Arthrobacter crystallopoietes genome:
ACTCCGCCTCCCCTGATCCCGCCGGCGCACAAACGAACCCGGCCCATATCCCTTCCGCGGACCTGGCGCGCGGCCAGGTGCTCACCGGCACTCTGTCCACCAGTGCCGGCGACATCGACGTGGAGCTCGACGGCGAGGCTGCGCCGCAGGCCGTTTCGGTGTTCAAGTCCCTGGCCGGCGAGGGCTTTTTCGCAGGCAAGACGTGCCACCGCCTCACTACTGCCGCTTCCATGGGCGTGCTCCAGTGCGGCTCTGTGGACGGCCAAGGCGGCGGCGACCCGGAGTTCCAGTGGGGTCCGGTCGAAAATTCGCCGGAATCCGGCCTGTATCCTGCCGGTACCATTGCCGTCGCCCGCGGCCAGAGCACATTCAGCAACGGCAGCCAGTTCTTCATTGCCTACAAAGACAGCACGATTCCGCAAGATACCGGTGGCTACACGATTATGGGTAAGGTAACCACAGGCCTCGACGTGATCCAGGAGATTGCCGACGGCGGCGTCAAAGAAGCCGGGAGCCAGGACGGACAACCTAAAATACCAGTAACGATTGATGCGTTTACTCTAGATTGATCTAGTGAAGTACCTGGTGCGCGCACCTGCGGTGGGTGCACCGAACAACGAGTGAAAGAGTTTTAGCGGTGACAGACAGTCAGAAATCCGACGAAACAGTTGACGGCACGGCCTCCGAAACGCCCAAGCCGCCGACCCCGGCCAGCATGAAACCGTCCGCACGGCCACGCCCGACGCCGGCAGCAATGGCACCGAAGCACGCTGCGGCCTCCACCGTACAGACCGTTGTCGCCGCTCCGCCGGTGCACAGCACACCGCTTTCCGAAGCTGCCAAATGGGGCCGCGTTGCCGAGGACGGGCACGTTTTCCTGATTCTCGACGGCGAAGAACACCCCGTCGGGCAGTATCCGGACGCCCCGGCCGACGAGGCGCTGGCCTACTTTGTGCGCAAATATGACGACGCCGCCGCGCAGGCAGCGCTCCTGGAGCAGCGGGTGGAGGCAAAGGCGCCTTCCACCGACATGCACAAGACCCTTGAGCACCTGCGGGCACAGGTCGCGGAGCGCCACATGGTCGGGGACATTCCGGCTCTGGAGGCACGGCTCGACAGCCTCGATACCGCGATCGCAGCGCTGCA
Encoded proteins:
- a CDS encoding peptidylprolyl isomerase gives rise to the protein MAAKSQDRETKRRIAQMEAKRALRADQIKRRKRDNVIGGVVIAVLVILGVLLQLTVFGTNPTAREVDQVREGIEEPIPGDSASPDPAGAQTNPAHIPSADLARGQVLTGTLSTSAGDIDVELDGEAAPQAVSVFKSLAGEGFFAGKTCHRLTTAASMGVLQCGSVDGQGGGDPEFQWGPVENSPESGLYPAGTIAVARGQSTFSNGSQFFIAYKDSTIPQDTGGYTIMGKVTTGLDVIQEIADGGVKEAGSQDGQPKIPVTIDAFTLD